Genomic segment of Populus nigra chromosome 14, ddPopNigr1.1, whole genome shotgun sequence:
GCAGGCACCAATCATTTGTTTAAGGGATCTTGCTTTAGACCAACaacatatttttgtaattacagTTTGAAGGATAGTATGAATCTATTGCTTAATATTTTCCTTATGACTGCAGGTCTGTCCTGTTTGCAGCACCGAGGTCTCCACTGCTGCGCACAGCTAGCATTTGTTGGACCATCCTCTTCTACTAGTCATAGACTGCTgggttaaaaagaaaagtagacCGATGTGTGCACCACTTGCATGATTGTTGTGCCAATTTGTATGCCATTTCCCAATAGGGGAAATGCCCAGGTGCGCATGTTTGTATTAATTCATCCTTTGTGTCCATGTAAGAAGCCAACCCTACAAACTGGTTTCTTTTAACGTTACTGTGTGGCCTCTATAGCAGAGCTTCAGGGATGAATATGGTTCtcatagatttaatttttttatagcaaaacccgggttttgtttattttttctcataatcTTCCTTTCAAATGAATATGGCCTCACCCTACCAAATTGAATAACAAATCTGTCCTATTTAATTGGGTTTATCttcccctcttcttttcttgttttcagcTCCATACAATCGACCACTCGATTGTATTGAACGGATAAGACTATACTACGGAGCAGTTATGCTATTGTACTCTCTTAGATTTTCTGTTTGGTGTAAGGTTCCTTGCAAGCACAAAATGAGAATCTCCAGGGAGTTTGCTGTCTAGCCAAAAAGACAATGATCTTAACAAGCTCTATCCATATCATGAATTTGTCGGCAGCTCTACACCTTGCCCCATGTAAGGACATGAATGATGGGGTAAAACTTGAAAGCAAGCAACCTGATAGGATTGGACTTAGGTTATGCCTGCATGAAATGTATGGAAAGATAGAGATGATGTTGCTGCTCAAATCTTGAACTGACAGATTGAGAAGAGGCCTAAAACTTTAACGAGTTAACATCTATCATTAACCCAAGGCCTCCGCATACgagtttttaatattgaattagtttaaaattaatttttataattttttctatataactttttaaaaggtTATTCTAATCTTATAATCTGAGTTAcgagtttaacaggttaatctagattaactagtttatttttgtttttttattgattttttatcaatttcaccTTCCAACAACTATTTATCATTCTGTCTTGTCATAATATGCCTTATCCTCACCTTCAATCttcctttcttattttattttttttatttcattctttaatctTAGAATGTttgggaattgagttttgtaaatttctttttatttgttttctttaaaattatttcagtttcatgaatttagtttttttcttcaatttcaattttcaatactAGATTtgttagaaattgagttttgtagttttttttttgttttttttatgaagttattctGATCTTATGATTTAAGTTGCGGATTTAACAAGTTAGCTcgagttgacttgagttattttttttaattttttttaattgatttttttattttatccttcaatattagattgattgggaatcgagctttgtaattttttttatttttttataggtttattCTAGTCACATGACTCAAGTCGcaaatttgataggttaacttgagttcacataaataattttttgtttttttaatttattgtttttcaaatttttcttggCCGATTAGAAACTGATCTTcgtaatttatttagatttttttttataaagttattacgATCTTAAGAACTTGGTTGCagatttaataggttaataCAGTCGATCaaatatgttatttaaaaatttcattcaataatttattatatcaatattttaaaaacatgtccttcaatatattttttacattaaaaaaattgattcaaccCATGAAACAATAATCtaggaaaataaactaaaaagtaATGTAAAACACTATTCATTTCTTCATGGCATTACACTTGGCCGATTAGAAACTGATCttcgtaatttattttgatttttttttataaagttattacgATCTTAAGAACTTGGTTGCagatttaataggttaataCAGTCGATCaaatatgttatttaaaaatttcattcaataatttattatatcaatattttaaaaacatgtccttcaatatattttttacattaaaaaaattgattcaaccCATGAAACAATAATCtaggaaaataaactaaaaagtaATGTAAAACACTATTCATTTCTTCATGGCATTACACTTGGATTGATACAaagcgcccccccccccccctcctcatTTTTTGTACTTGAACAATTATTCCTTTCAGACACTtaaccttctttttttcaacATCACCGTTCCATGTTCATACAATTCTAAGCCTGATGATGACTTTAGATTTGCATGCTACATTGTATtcacaatgttaaaaaaatatctttgacattaaataaatatttgatttgataaaatattgtttaatttatcaatttagaaaaaaaaaaataaaagagcacaaactaaatatatcataaaaacaaaaaattgtctttttttcttctttttagtgTTCATAAAAATACAGTTGGAGAAGACGGGAAGTTGCTCGGACCCGCCTCCCATCAGGTTGGATAAGAACCGAATTTTTGTAGGATGAGTTCTGATGGATATCAAAGAGGTCGGACCAAGTTGCCTTGGACTCACTTTTCTTCCGagcctttaaaaataaaataatgttcttACATGCTTGAGGCTTTTCAGGCCTTCACTTCCCTGTGAATGTTGACGATCCTTCATCATGTTACTTAGAAATcctaatctaaatttaaaaagaacccTAATCACCTTCCTTGATAAATGCAAATCAATGCTACAATTGAACCAACTTCATGCTCTTGTAATCACCTTTGGCCTCTCTCAAGATGACCTTTTTATGTCAAGAATCGTTTCTTTCTCTGCTTTATCTGATTCAAACAACACTGATTATTCTTACAGGGCTTTGTTAAATCTCCAAGACCCAACTATCTTTGAATGGAACTCAGTCATTAGGGGTTATTCGAAGAGCAAGAACCCAAATAAATCCATTTCAGTTTTTGTCAAAATGTTGCAAGTTGGAATCTACCCTGATCATTTAACATACCCTTTTCTTGCTAAGGCGACATCGCGACTTTTAAGGAAAGAACTAGGGGTTTCAATTCATGGGCATGTAATAAAATCTGGGTTTGAGATAGATAGGTTTGTTGCTAATTCTTTGATTCATATGTATGGTTCTTGTGGTGATATCGTGTATGCTCGGAAGGTGTTTGATGGAACTCCTGTGAAGAACTTGGTGTCGTGGAATTCGATGGTTGATGGGTATGCAAAGTGTGGATATTTGGATTTGGCGCGtggtttgtttgatttgatgCCTGAAAGGGATGTTAGGTCATGGAGTTGTTTAATTGATGGATATGCTAAAAGTGGGAATTACGGGGATGCTATGGCAGTTTTTGAGAAGATGCGGACTTCAGGCCCCAAGGCTAATGAGGTTACTATGGTTAGTGTGCTATGTGCTTGTGCTCATTTGGGTGCTCTTGATAAAGGGAGGATGATGcatcaatatttggttgataaGGGGTTCgaattaaatttggttttgcGGACTTCTCTTATTGACATGTATGCAAAATGTGGGGCAGTTGAGGAGGCTTTCGCTGTGTTTCGTGGGGTCTCGCTGAGAAAGAGCGATGTGTTAATTTGGAATGCTATGATTGGAGGGCTTGCAACTCATGGTTTGGTTAAGGAATCGCTTGATTTGTATACAGAGATGCAAATAGCTGGGATTAAACCGGATGAGATCACGTTTCTGTGCTTGTTGAGTGCTTGTGCTCATGGTGGATTAGTAAAGCAAGCTTCGTATTTCTTCGAGGGTCTTGGTAAAAATGGCATGACACCAAAGACTGAGCATTATGCTTGTATGGTGGATGTTATGGCTCGTGCTGGTCAAGTGGCGGAGGCATATCAGTTTTTGTGTCAAATGCCAGTTGAACCGACGGCTTCAATGTTAGGTGCTTTACTTAGTGGATGCATGAACCATGGAAAATTAGATCTTGCCGAATTAATAGGGAAGAAGCTTATTGAGTTAGATCCAGAGCATGATGGTAGATACGTTGGCCTGTCAAATGTTTATGCCATTGGCAGACGCTGGGATGAAGCAAGAATCATGAGAGAAGCCATGGAGCGTAGAGGGGTGAAGAAGACTCCTGGGTATAGTTTTCTCGAGATGTCTGGAGCTCATCATAGATTCATTGCACATGATAAATCACATCCTAGCTCAGAGCAAATTTATACAATGCTAAGTTTTATTGTAAGCCAAATGCAATTTGGTGTTCTTAAGGAAGGTCAAGAACACTGTTTGTATGGTATAGAGGGTATTTGAGTTACTTAATTCTTCTTTAAATAAATCTTATTCAGGTTGCTAAAATTCTAAATGGGGGTTCTTGTGTGCAGAATTTGTTACTTTTCTTGGTTGCTTGCCACTACCATTCTCTCCGTTTTCTTAAGCACAAGATTCTCTTTCACCTCTGAAACTTTTCAATTAACTAACAGAAGAGCACAACTGTCAAAGTCTAATTTCATATCCCTCTAGGCCACTAAAC
This window contains:
- the LOC133672964 gene encoding pentatricopeptide repeat-containing protein At5g08305; the encoded protein is MLLRNPNLNLKRTLITFLDKCKSMLQLNQLHALVITFGLSQDDLFMSRIVSFSALSDSNNTDYSYRALLNLQDPTIFEWNSVIRGYSKSKNPNKSISVFVKMLQVGIYPDHLTYPFLAKATSRLLRKELGVSIHGHVIKSGFEIDRFVANSLIHMYGSCGDIVYARKVFDGTPVKNLVSWNSMVDGYAKCGYLDLARGLFDLMPERDVRSWSCLIDGYAKSGNYGDAMAVFEKMRTSGPKANEVTMVSVLCACAHLGALDKGRMMHQYLVDKGFELNLVLRTSLIDMYAKCGAVEEAFAVFRGVSLRKSDVLIWNAMIGGLATHGLVKESLDLYTEMQIAGIKPDEITFLCLLSACAHGGLVKQASYFFEGLGKNGMTPKTEHYACMVDVMARAGQVAEAYQFLCQMPVEPTASMLGALLSGCMNHGKLDLAELIGKKLIELDPEHDGRYVGLSNVYAIGRRWDEARIMREAMERRGVKKTPGYSFLEMSGAHHRFIAHDKSHPSSEQIYTMLSFIVSQMQFGVLKEGQEHCLYGIEGI